From Pseudomonas fluorescens:
GCCGTGGGCTGTCCGGCAACTACAGTGCCGCCGACGGGCTGCAAACACTGCTGGAAGGCACCGGCCTGCAAGCCCGCGCCGAAGGCGACAATGCCTACAGCCTGCAACCGGCCAATGCACCGACCACGTTGGAGCTCGGCACGTCCACCGTCGTCGGCGACTGGCTCGGCGACGCGGCGCAAGCCAATGTGTTCGAACACCCTGGCGCACGTGACGTGATCCGCCGTGAGGCATTCGAACGCCAGGGCGCGACCCAGGCCAGGGACGTGCTCAACCGCATCCCCGGCGTCAATGCTCCGGACAATAACGGCACCGGTAGCCACGACATGGCGATGAACTTCGGCATCCGCGGCCTCAACCCACGCCTGGCGTCGCGCTCTACGGTATTGATGGACGGCATCCCCGTGCCGTTCGCGCCGTATGGCCAGCCGCAACTGTCGTTCGCGCCGATCAGCCTGGGCAACATGGACGCCGTGGACGTCGTACGCGGCGGCGGTGCGGTACGCTACGGCCCGCAGAACGTCGGCGGCGTGGTCAACTTCGTGACCCGTGCGATCCCGGATGCGCCCACCGTCAAAGGCGGCTTGCAGACCGAAACCAGCCCCTCCTCCAGCCACGATGGCTTCAAGAGCACCGCCAACCTGCTGGCCGGCGGCACCGCCGACAACGGCCTGGGCGGCGCGCTGCTGTACTCCGGTACCCGTGGCGGCGACTGGCGCGAAAACAGCAACACACGCATCGACGACCTGATCCTCAAGGGCAAATACCAGCTCGACGACGCCAACAGCTTCAATGCCATGGCGCAGTACTACGAAGGCCAGGCCGACATGCCTGGGGGCTTGAACGTGGCGGACTACAAGGCCGACCCGTATCAGTCGACCCGCCCCTACGACAAATTCTGGGGCCGCCGTACGATGTTCAACGTCGGCTATCGCTACGAGCAGGACCGCCGCGAGTTCACCGTCAACAGCTTCTTCACCAAGACCCTGCGCAGCGGCTACCTGGACCAGGGCACGTTCCTTTCGCTGTCGCCGCGCGAATATTGGGTACGCGGCCTGGAAACCCGCCTCGCCCAAGGCTTTGACCTGGGCCCCACCAGCCATGAAGTGGGCGTGGGCTATCGCTACATCAACGAAGCCGGGCATGAGTTGCGCTACCGCACGCCGATTTCCGCCAACAACCAGCAAATCCCCACCACTGACAGCCGCAACGACCGCGACACACGCGGCGGTACCGAAGCCAATGCATTCTTCGTCGATGATCGGATTGATATCGGCCGGTGGACCATCACCCCGGGCATTCGCTACGAGATGATCAAGTCCCAGCAAAGCAACAACCTGACCAACGTCAAATACAAAGGCGACTACAACACCGCCCTGCCGGCGCTCAATGTGCTGTATCACCTGACGGACGACTGGAACCTCTACGCCAACACCGAGGGCTCGTTCGGCAGTGTGCAGTACAGCCAGATGCCTAACCGCGTGACCAGCGGCGAAGTGAAACCGGAAAAAGCCCGCACCTGGGAACTCGGCACACGTTATGACAATGGCAGCCTGCGCGCGGAAATCGGCGCGTTCCTGATCAACTTCGACAACCAGTACGAAAGCAACCAGACCAACGATTCCGTGATCGCCCGTGGCCAAACCCGTCACCAGGGTATCGAGACCAGCATCAACTATGCCCTCGACGGCTTGAGCCCGGCGCTGGCCGGCTTCGATGTGTACGCCAGCTACGCCTACGTCGATGCAACCATCCGTGAAGACGGGCCGAACAAAGGCAACCGCGTGCCCTTCTCGTCCAAGCACAAAGGCACCCTGGGCGTGGGTTACACCGAAGGCCCGTGGAAACTCAACGTGGACAGCAGCTACCAGAGCAGCCAGTTCGCCGACAACGCCAACACCGAGGCCGAAACCGCCGACGGTGCCAATGGGCGCATCCCCGGCTACATGCTGTTCAGCAGCCGCGCGGCCTATGATTTCGGCCCGCAGCTGTCGGATTTGAATGTGGCGGTGGGCGTGAAGAACATCTTCAACAAGCAGTACTACACGCGCTCGTTCGACGATAACAACAAGGGCAAATACATCGGTGAGCCGCGCACGGTGTACCTACAGACGTCTATCGCGTTCTGACTGCTCGAGCGACAAACAGCCTGTGGCAAGCGGGCTTTGTTGTGGCGAGCGGGCTTGCCCCGCGTTGGGTTGCGCAGCAGCCCCAATAAGAACGCTGCAGTGTGCCAGGTAGCTTCGGGGCTGTGTTTTGGGGCTGCTTCGCAGCCCAACGCGGGGCAAGCCCGCTCGCCACAACAAGCCCGCTCGCCACAGTAAACCCGCTCGCCACCCTGGTAATGCGCGCGCCTGATGGGCCGGCTCTAACTGCCCGCCAGGCAACTGGGCGTGCCTGCGACCAGGGCGTCGATGGCGCAGCGTGTTTTCGCCGGCATATGCGTGGCGGTCGGCCAAATCACATGGATCGGCGCGGGCTGGTCGCGGTAGCTCGGCAGGACCGCCTCCAGTTGCCCGCGCAGGACATAGTGCGCAATCAACCAACTCGGCAACCAGGCCAGGCCAACACCGGCGATAGCGGCATCGGCCACGGCCTGGAGGTCATCCATCATCAAGGGTGAAGCGACGCGCACACGGTGCGAGCGACCCTCGGCGTCATTCAACTCCCACTCCCGGCGCGGGGCACTGCAGCGGTAGGCGATACCGCGATGCCCGGCCAGGTCCTCGATGCGCTCTATTGCCCCCACGCGCTGCAAATACGCCGGCGAGGCGGCAAGGCCGATGGCCTGCTCACCCAGGCGGCGGGCGCTGAGGCGATCGGTGTCGGGCAGCGCGCCGATGCGCACAGCCAGGTCGAAGCCTTCCTGGGCCACGTCGATCAGCCGGTCGGAGAAAGAAATCTCGATGTCCAACTCGGCAAATCGGTCCATCAGGCCCCAGAGTGCCGGCGCCGCGTAGTGGTGCCCGAACGCCAGTGGCAGGCTCGCCCTCAAGCGGCCGCGCGGCTGTTGCCGGCCGCTTTCCAGTACCGATTCGGCGGCCTCCAGTTCGGCCAGCGCGCGCAGGCAATGTTCGTAGTAAGCCTGGCCATCCTCGGTCAGGCGCTGGCGGCGGGTAGAGCGTTGCAACAGACAGGTTCCCAGGCGGGCCTCGAGGCGCGCCAGGCCTTTGCCGACGGCCGAGCGCGTGAGGTTGAGCCGTTCGGCGGCCTCGGTGAGATTGCCGCTTTCGACAATCTGGAGAAACAGTTCAACGCCATCAAAACGCGGGGTGGCCATGGTGCAATTGTCGCCCTTGAGTCCCTTATAGAAAGAAAACTTATCACGAATAAAGAATCACATTCCCCTGAAAATAACGTGACACGTCATTCACAGGAGAATCCCATGCCACCCACCGCCACGTTAGCGGCCGTCAGCCCACCGCGCACCGCCAGGAATGGCCTGGCACTCACCGCCGTATGCCTGGTCGCGCTGATGTTCGGCCTGGAAATTTCCAGCGTGCCGGTCATCCTGCCCACCCTGGAACAACAACTGGGCACCGGCTTCCAGGATGCCCAATGGATCATGAACGCCTACACCCTGGCCTGCACCAGTGTGCTGATGGCCGCCGGCACCCTGGCTGACCGCTTTGGGCGCCGACGCATGCTGGTGCTGTGCCTGTGGTTGTTTGGCCTGGCGTCGTTGGCCTGTGGGCTGGCCGAGGATGCGTCGCTGCTGATCACCGCGCGGTTTGTCCAGGGCATCGGCGCCGGTGCGATGATGATTTGCCAGTTCGCCATCCTCTCGCACCTGTTCCGCGAACCCGCAGCGCGGGCACGGGCCTTTGCGATATGGGGGGTGATTGCCGGCGTGGGCCTGGGCTTCGGGCCGATGATCGGCGCATTGATCCTGGCTGTGGCGGATTGGCGTTGGGTGTTCCTCGTGCATGTGCCGCTCACCCTGTTCACCTTGGTGCTGCTGCGCATCAGCGTGCAGGAGTCCCGCGACCCGGCCGCCCATCGCCTGGACATCGCCGGCATGCTCACCTTGACCTTGTCGGTGTTTGCCCTGGTGTACTTCATCACCCAAGGCAGCGAGCACGGCTTCGGCACACCCGCCATGCTCGGCTGGGCGGCTTTGTCGGGGCTCGGTTTGCTGCTGTTCATCACGGTCGAGCTTCGCAGTGCGCACCCGATGTTCGACTTCTCGGTGTTCCGCATCCAGCGTTTCAACGGCGCGTTAATGGGCTCGATCGGCATGAACTTCAGCTTCTGGCCGTTCATGATCTACTTGCCGTTGTACTTCCAGGCGGGCCTGGGTTACGACACCTTGACCACCGGCGCCGCGCTGCTCGCCTACACCCTGCCGACCTTGCTGGTACCGCCGTTGGCCGAGCGCCTGGCCCTGCGTTATGGCGCCGAACGCATTATTCCGCTGGGCCTGGGCCTGATGGCCGCAGGCTTCCTGGCCATGGCCGCGGTCAACGCGGCCGAGCACCCACGTATCGGGCTGGTGCTGCTCAGTTGCGTGATCGCCGGCGTGGGCCTGGCGCTGACCAACTCGCCCACCACCAACACCACCACCGGTTCGGTGTCGGCCGACCGGGCGGGCATGGCCTCGGGCATCGACCTCAGTGCACGGCTGATCACCCTGGCCCTCAACATCGCGCTGATGGGGCTGGTGCTGTTGCTGGGGATCAGCCATCGACTGGCCGAGGTGTTGCCTGCAACCACGGCAATGGATTGGCCGGCTATCAGCCAACACATCGCCGCAGGAAAGTTGCAGTCGACGGGGCTGGCATTCAACGATGCCCAGGCGGCCCTGCGCCACGGCGCCGGTTGGGCGATGTTGTTTGCCGGGTTGGGGGCTGGTGGGTTGGCGATGCTGAGCCGGTATTTTTTCCGACGCGGCGGCTAAACGAAAACGGGCCTGCAGATGCAGGCCCGTTTGTAGGAGGATGAAAAAACGGTCAGCCGTTGATGACAGCGTTTTCGTTTTCCAGGAATTCCTGTTCCAGCGCGTCTTCATTCACTTTGTTGATTGGCTGGTTTTTAGCGGCAGCGCGGGGCTTGCCTTGCAGTTTGCCGAACAAATGTTCCAACGCATGATCCAGTTTGGTCGCTGCACCGTCGATCGCCTGCTCCAGGGTATCGGCCTTATGCAGTACCGAAAGCGGTTGATGGCCCTTTGGCCGTGCTTCCAGGCGGCAACTTAAATCGTGGGGACCGGGCTTGTCGCCGTTCTCATCCCGCAGGTAGACCTCAACGCGGGTCAGGTCCTCTTCATAACGTTCGAGCGTGCTTTCAATGGTATTACGTACCCACTCCTCCAGTCGGATGCTGCTTTCAATATGGTTATCGCTATTGACTTGGATTTGCATAGTTCTTCCCTTATTTCAGCTAGCTCGCGAGAGATCACAAACTGCAACACCGGGGTGGTGAAACCATGACCTCTTGATTACACAATTGAGCACTCAGAAGAACATTTCAAGCCCTTTGCAAAGATAAATCCTACATTACAAATTAACCCTGACTACGAGCAAAAACGCTGGTAGGGTGGGGAGTTAGTTACATCTTCTTACTTCCCCGCGATC
This genomic window contains:
- a CDS encoding LysR family transcriptional regulator: MATPRFDGVELFLQIVESGNLTEAAERLNLTRSAVGKGLARLEARLGTCLLQRSTRRQRLTEDGQAYYEHCLRALAELEAAESVLESGRQQPRGRLRASLPLAFGHHYAAPALWGLMDRFAELDIEISFSDRLIDVAQEGFDLAVRIGALPDTDRLSARRLGEQAIGLAASPAYLQRVGAIERIEDLAGHRGIAYRCSAPRREWELNDAEGRSHRVRVASPLMMDDLQAVADAAIAGVGLAWLPSWLIAHYVLRGQLEAVLPSYRDQPAPIHVIWPTATHMPAKTRCAIDALVAGTPSCLAGS
- a CDS encoding HPF/RaiA family ribosome-associated protein, coding for MQIQVNSDNHIESSIRLEEWVRNTIESTLERYEEDLTRVEVYLRDENGDKPGPHDLSCRLEARPKGHQPLSVLHKADTLEQAIDGAATKLDHALEHLFGKLQGKPRAAAKNQPINKVNEDALEQEFLENENAVING
- the fecA gene encoding TonB-dependent Fe(3+) dicitrate receptor FecA, which encodes MPQQPPLLTRTLRQLLLGASLSFTALPSAMADDTKTYQIAPASLEAALNQFGREAGVLISFGSDVTAGLQSRGLSGNYSAADGLQTLLEGTGLQARAEGDNAYSLQPANAPTTLELGTSTVVGDWLGDAAQANVFEHPGARDVIRREAFERQGATQARDVLNRIPGVNAPDNNGTGSHDMAMNFGIRGLNPRLASRSTVLMDGIPVPFAPYGQPQLSFAPISLGNMDAVDVVRGGGAVRYGPQNVGGVVNFVTRAIPDAPTVKGGLQTETSPSSSHDGFKSTANLLAGGTADNGLGGALLYSGTRGGDWRENSNTRIDDLILKGKYQLDDANSFNAMAQYYEGQADMPGGLNVADYKADPYQSTRPYDKFWGRRTMFNVGYRYEQDRREFTVNSFFTKTLRSGYLDQGTFLSLSPREYWVRGLETRLAQGFDLGPTSHEVGVGYRYINEAGHELRYRTPISANNQQIPTTDSRNDRDTRGGTEANAFFVDDRIDIGRWTITPGIRYEMIKSQQSNNLTNVKYKGDYNTALPALNVLYHLTDDWNLYANTEGSFGSVQYSQMPNRVTSGEVKPEKARTWELGTRYDNGSLRAEIGAFLINFDNQYESNQTNDSVIARGQTRHQGIETSINYALDGLSPALAGFDVYASYAYVDATIREDGPNKGNRVPFSSKHKGTLGVGYTEGPWKLNVDSSYQSSQFADNANTEAETADGANGRIPGYMLFSSRAAYDFGPQLSDLNVAVGVKNIFNKQYYTRSFDDNNKGKYIGEPRTVYLQTSIAF
- a CDS encoding MFS transporter; this translates as MPPTATLAAVSPPRTARNGLALTAVCLVALMFGLEISSVPVILPTLEQQLGTGFQDAQWIMNAYTLACTSVLMAAGTLADRFGRRRMLVLCLWLFGLASLACGLAEDASLLITARFVQGIGAGAMMICQFAILSHLFREPAARARAFAIWGVIAGVGLGFGPMIGALILAVADWRWVFLVHVPLTLFTLVLLRISVQESRDPAAHRLDIAGMLTLTLSVFALVYFITQGSEHGFGTPAMLGWAALSGLGLLLFITVELRSAHPMFDFSVFRIQRFNGALMGSIGMNFSFWPFMIYLPLYFQAGLGYDTLTTGAALLAYTLPTLLVPPLAERLALRYGAERIIPLGLGLMAAGFLAMAAVNAAEHPRIGLVLLSCVIAGVGLALTNSPTTNTTTGSVSADRAGMASGIDLSARLITLALNIALMGLVLLLGISHRLAEVLPATTAMDWPAISQHIAAGKLQSTGLAFNDAQAALRHGAGWAMLFAGLGAGGLAMLSRYFFRRGG